From the genome of Gracilibacillus salitolerans, one region includes:
- a CDS encoding AraC family transcriptional regulator, whose product MEKILCSLVDVTKIPVCIYQDSTISTYPSNITINPMSDSFQEHIINCGLLGQEIQLMNTNYFESFLSIPFVQHNQRHWLILGPIIYNPPTKEGISRLLSSLNRSYLKEEFEDYLMNLAVESSNQLIEIGKIAYYLVQGVELNIRKELRLVHQQEEVEIEKQQSCYITNIRENNLYHHDPLLERRIYQLIEEGNVKEIIPYHQAFRNRDDFEYGLLSRTSELRSQKNTAIATITLATRAAIRGGVHPEDAYSLGDVMIQDLEDLTSLSKVIWFREKILYDFTELVRRYKKQRYTRKITQCQEYIYKEIYEPNLSVSSIAQKLGLNPKYLSNLFKKEVGISISEYTQKIKVKEAKNMMLYFNRSVTEVCHSLHFSDQSYFIKVFKKHTKMTPREYIKKNQMDPY is encoded by the coding sequence ATGGAAAAGATACTCTGTTCATTAGTTGATGTAACAAAGATTCCGGTATGTATTTATCAAGATTCTACTATCTCTACTTATCCATCGAACATCACCATCAATCCAATGTCTGATTCTTTTCAGGAACATATTATTAATTGCGGTTTGTTAGGGCAAGAGATTCAATTAATGAATACCAATTATTTTGAGAGTTTTTTAAGCATACCTTTTGTTCAACATAACCAAAGACATTGGTTAATCCTTGGTCCAATCATTTATAATCCACCTACGAAAGAAGGAATTTCTCGATTACTTTCAAGTCTGAATAGGTCTTATCTAAAGGAAGAATTTGAAGATTACCTAATGAATTTAGCGGTTGAAAGTAGTAATCAGTTAATAGAGATTGGTAAAATTGCTTACTACCTCGTTCAAGGTGTGGAACTGAATATTCGGAAAGAGTTGAGATTAGTGCATCAGCAAGAAGAAGTAGAAATCGAAAAACAACAATCCTGTTATATTACGAATATTCGTGAAAATAATCTTTATCACCACGACCCCTTGTTAGAACGTCGGATATATCAATTGATAGAAGAAGGTAACGTGAAGGAGATTATTCCTTATCACCAAGCCTTTAGGAATAGAGATGATTTTGAGTATGGACTATTATCCAGAACAAGTGAATTAAGAAGTCAAAAAAATACTGCTATTGCCACTATTACTCTAGCAACGAGAGCAGCAATTAGAGGCGGAGTACATCCTGAGGATGCTTATTCTTTGGGAGATGTCATGATTCAAGATTTAGAAGATTTGACTTCTTTATCGAAAGTAATCTGGTTTCGCGAGAAAATACTATATGATTTCACGGAATTAGTGAGAAGGTATAAAAAACAAAGATATACGAGGAAAATTACACAATGCCAAGAATATATTTACAAGGAAATTTATGAACCTAATTTATCAGTTAGTTCGATTGCTCAAAAACTTGGATTAAATCCAAAATATTTATCCAATTTGTTTAAGAAAGAAGTAGGGATATCAATTAGTGAATATACCCAAAAGATAAAGGTAAAAGAAGCAAAAAATATGATGCTTTATTTTAATCGATCGGTTACGGAAGTCTGTCATTCACTTCACTTTTCCGATCAAAGTTATTTCATCAAAGTATTTAAAAAGCATACCAAAATGACACCGCGCGAATACATCAAAAAAAATCAAATGGATCCATATTAA
- a CDS encoding ABC transporter substrate-binding protein, with protein MVVRSFVAFILFVLLAACGGNSSSDGDVEKLTIPENPEDVEGDITVWAWALEANYLEKDVLPAFQEVYPNVDVTVEHIGVDQVYQKVSAGLSSGGSGLPDVVQVENNRIKSFTSEFPDAFTNLSAMGYDEHEDKFADAKIEGLKDDAGNVVAAPRDLGPVGVIYRVDIFEEARIDPSQIETWDDYIEAGKKVVEQTGNYFLGTDGDGLLRIMMQQQGSYYFDEEGNLDISSEAGENAARILQEMKDNDLITFTNNWDGQVAAMKNGEVATNPGAVWWSGTMLEQMPELSGNWDMFELPAFEEGGTRASNDGGSALAIPSESDNKIAAYVFTEFATTDVDAQISALTNRGLFPALTAAYEEPIFSEDQEYFNNEPFFQKFADTVENIPPVNHDGAELEVRSVMGSEIEAFLLEDKPAMEMLKDGEEQAAQQTGKETTE; from the coding sequence ATGGTGGTAAGGTCGTTCGTTGCATTTATTCTGTTCGTTTTATTAGCTGCATGTGGAGGAAATTCGTCAAGTGATGGTGATGTCGAAAAGTTAACCATTCCTGAAAACCCCGAAGATGTTGAAGGAGATATTACGGTTTGGGCATGGGCATTAGAAGCAAATTATTTAGAGAAAGATGTTCTTCCAGCATTCCAAGAAGTATACCCAAATGTTGATGTAACCGTTGAACACATTGGGGTAGACCAAGTATACCAAAAAGTAAGTGCTGGGCTTTCAAGTGGTGGTAGTGGCCTACCTGATGTTGTACAAGTGGAAAATAACCGGATCAAATCTTTCACCAGTGAATTCCCAGACGCATTTACAAATTTAAGCGCAATGGGATATGACGAACACGAGGATAAATTTGCAGACGCAAAGATTGAAGGGTTAAAAGATGACGCTGGAAATGTTGTTGCTGCCCCACGTGATTTAGGGCCAGTAGGAGTTATCTATCGTGTGGATATATTTGAAGAGGCACGGATAGACCCTTCTCAAATTGAAACATGGGATGATTACATTGAAGCAGGTAAAAAAGTTGTAGAACAGACGGGGAACTATTTCTTAGGAACGGACGGAGATGGTTTATTACGTATTATGATGCAACAGCAAGGTAGTTATTATTTCGATGAAGAAGGCAACCTAGATATCTCTTCAGAAGCAGGAGAAAATGCCGCTCGCATTCTTCAAGAGATGAAAGACAATGACTTAATTACGTTTACAAATAACTGGGATGGTCAAGTCGCTGCCATGAAGAACGGAGAAGTTGCTACAAATCCAGGTGCTGTTTGGTGGAGCGGTACGATGTTAGAACAAATGCCTGAACTCTCTGGTAATTGGGATATGTTTGAGTTACCGGCATTTGAAGAAGGAGGCACACGGGCATCCAATGATGGTGGTTCTGCTTTAGCCATTCCTTCAGAGTCTGACAATAAAATTGCAGCATATGTTTTCACAGAATTTGCAACAACCGATGTTGATGCACAAATCTCAGCACTAACGAACAGAGGTTTATTCCCTGCCTTAACAGCAGCATATGAAGAACCTATCTTCTCTGAAGATCAAGAATACTTTAATAACGAACCATTCTTCCAGAAGTTCGCTGACACAGTAGAAAATATCCCTCCAGTAAACCATGATGGAGCAGAACTGGAAG